In Panacibacter ginsenosidivorans, the following proteins share a genomic window:
- a CDS encoding chloride channel protein — MTEKRSFTEAIPLSPSLDESFGSYYSEAEKRPVSGRVLLLSLQAIFNALVIGVIAKGLVMLIDLITNISFYRNFSFAPSSPAHNTLGWMVVLVPVTGSIIIGFMARFGSSAIRGHGIPEAMEKIITGDSKIPIKLTFLKPLSAAISIGTGGPFGAEGPIIATGGAFGSVTGQLMRISSSERKIMLAAGACAGMSAIFGSPLAAILLAIELLLFEFSPRSVIPVALSCAAGAVMHLLLFSSIPVFQMPDIPIASGIALTTYVILGAVIGVIASVVSKSVYLLEDAFEKLPIHWMWWPAIGAIAVGVIGYFAPITLGVGYTNISGLLTGNLPLTTLLILCILKYISWVIALGSGTSGGTLAPLFTIGGATGALLGTLLLRVFPGSDINIATAALIGMAAMFAGASRALLTSIVFLLETTGQPHTLLPLIGACTAAYFVSFFLMKGSIMTERIERRGIRTPGSYKPDVLQHINADEVMDDAPVLICADNSIADLKKWTIENISAYKLNYFIVTDKHERFIGYIERSRLLESKEIMAAQPVQRLISTKLPVAYEKQDLAAVSELMGTYNMQAIAVIAKNNNNQNIVKGIITPTDILKAYSNHHKKEGNYHVSISFKRRAGKLMIKGRLFMQSKFTKEDV, encoded by the coding sequence ATGACTGAAAAAAGATCGTTTACAGAAGCTATACCGTTATCTCCTTCTCTGGATGAAAGCTTTGGTTCGTATTATTCGGAAGCAGAAAAAAGACCGGTATCCGGAAGGGTTTTATTACTTAGTCTGCAAGCAATATTCAATGCATTAGTTATTGGGGTTATAGCAAAGGGGCTGGTAATGCTAATTGACCTTATTACCAATATATCATTTTACAGAAATTTTTCTTTTGCGCCTTCTTCACCTGCACATAATACACTTGGCTGGATGGTTGTTCTTGTACCCGTTACAGGAAGTATTATCATAGGTTTTATGGCCAGATTTGGTTCTTCTGCTATAAGGGGGCATGGTATACCTGAAGCAATGGAAAAAATTATTACCGGTGATAGTAAGATACCCATTAAGTTAACTTTTTTAAAACCATTGTCTGCTGCAATATCTATTGGTACAGGCGGCCCATTTGGTGCAGAAGGCCCTATTATTGCTACGGGTGGCGCTTTCGGTTCAGTAACAGGTCAGCTAATGCGTATCTCTTCAAGCGAAAGAAAGATCATGCTTGCTGCAGGTGCATGTGCAGGTATGTCTGCCATTTTCGGTAGTCCGTTAGCAGCCATCCTTCTTGCAATAGAATTATTGCTATTTGAATTTTCGCCGAGGTCTGTTATACCTGTTGCATTATCATGTGCCGCAGGTGCTGTTATGCATTTATTACTTTTTAGCAGTATCCCTGTTTTTCAAATGCCTGATATACCAATAGCTTCCGGTATTGCATTAACAACCTATGTTATTCTTGGTGCTGTTATTGGTGTAATTGCTTCTGTAGTTTCGAAATCTGTTTATTTACTTGAAGATGCCTTTGAAAAACTTCCCATCCACTGGATGTGGTGGCCTGCAATAGGTGCAATAGCCGTTGGAGTCATTGGCTATTTCGCACCTATTACTTTAGGTGTTGGCTATACAAATATATCCGGGTTACTTACAGGAAATTTACCTCTCACCACACTTCTGATACTTTGTATACTAAAATATATTTCATGGGTAATCGCTCTTGGAAGTGGCACTTCCGGTGGTACACTGGCACCACTTTTTACCATTGGTGGAGCTACCGGCGCGTTATTAGGCACACTATTGTTACGTGTATTTCCGGGTTCTGATATTAACATTGCAACGGCTGCGCTTATAGGCATGGCCGCAATGTTTGCCGGCGCTTCAAGAGCCTTGCTAACTTCGATTGTATTCCTCCTTGAAACGACTGGTCAGCCACATACTTTATTGCCTTTGATAGGAGCTTGTACTGCAGCGTATTTTGTTTCATTCTTTCTTATGAAGGGCAGTATTATGACAGAAAGAATTGAGCGGCGTGGCATTCGGACTCCCGGTTCATACAAACCAGATGTGTTACAACATATAAACGCGGATGAAGTTATGGATGATGCACCGGTATTGATATGTGCCGATAACAGCATTGCAGATCTTAAAAAATGGACAATTGAAAATATATCTGCTTACAAACTCAATTACTTTATTGTTACCGATAAGCATGAGCGTTTTATCGGGTATATTGAACGAAGCAGATTATTGGAATCAAAAGAAATCATGGCTGCCCAACCTGTGCAAAGGCTTATTTCAACCAAACTTCCTGTGGCTTATGAAAAACAAGACCTTGCTGCAGTTTCTGAATTAATGGGCACTTACAATATGCAGGCTATTGCAGTAATAGCGAAGAATAATAATAACCAAAATATAGTAAAAGGTATTATTACACCAACCGATATTCTGAAGGCATACAGTAATCATCATAAAAAAGAAGGTAATTATCATGTATCCATTTCCTTCAAAAGAAGAGCGGGCAAATTGATGATCAAAGGCAGGTTGTTTATGCAATCTAAATTTACAAAAGAGGATGTTTAA